A genomic window from Triticum urartu cultivar G1812 chromosome 7, Tu2.1, whole genome shotgun sequence includes:
- the LOC125523577 gene encoding uncharacterized protein LOC125523577: MLDVWSAVGWWDKWQLRILVLGSLGLQWFLLVAAPMRKYTVRRYFRLCIWLAYISSDALAIYALATLFNRHARATSSSSSCDGIAHDKAKILEVFWAPVLLIHLGGQEELTAYTIEDNELWARHTVTLVSQVAVAMYAFYKSWPDSSDWKLLASAILLFIIGVISFSEKPWALKKASINRLASVSATIQGTKKRTKLAVYLDDLLFSDWYNCSTTKSGEKSSLLPEDVGWHNCFSLTEKQPGLAAGEADNVGLSDGDKVYMVLSDMSLSAAADDLVQRGRAGNVRDVLRPLSTKAEKELKRWLRGAFGLIYTRANLVFTRTYLVYHVLVVPILHIAALTLFATSGKDGYNRTDVKITYILLCLTAALDVFAVFIRQLLYRAMSAKSVPALCETVPGYNLVEAVLRRRHKDIGWLVKCATRMGCKEEYFCKCDGGGQDYTLYKNVSEMVLADLVGAQGRDLANYRVFTVPEESGTAVLPVEDAGAGAEIMQQSSPGVANWALSEELQKVCGPKVRGALRGSFDRSVLVWHIATYLCFRMEGPPPDDEEEDSHWLRIKCTQAISSYMARLLNSHPDMLLTGSRQHLVSEAMDEFECFLDSAMLGKSGKPLSKDELTKIIADGAEAERVHMQVPIEIIDDGPEVEHVHMQVPIVIDNKAAEDKEVIKSLFHIPKACSLAKELLKIEPPSTRWRVMYRVWLGMLFYSASMCRGYLHAKSLGEGGEFLSYVWLVLSLKGAKTLADKLQMLQGDDEEPTLTDKPQILEGSETTRNQHPDQGPQLAGFETPHPDPLIEPPMP; the protein is encoded by the coding sequence atgTTGGATGTGTGGAGTGCTGTGGGATGGTGGGACAAGTGGCAGCTGCGCATCCTCGTCCTCGGCAGCCTCGGCCTTCAATGGTTTCTGCTGGTGGCTGCCCCCATGCGCAAGTACACCGTCCGGCGCTACTTCAGGCTATGCATATGGCTTGCCTACATTAGCAGCGATGCTCTGGCCATCTATGCGCTGGCTACCCTCTTCAACCGTCACGCCAGGGCGaccagcagcagcagtagctGTGATGGCATTGCGCACGACAAGGCCAAGATCCTGGAGGTCTTTTGGGCTCCTGTCCTGCTCATCCATCTCGGCGGGCAGGAGGAGCTGACTGCCTACACCATCGAAGACAACGAGCTGTGGGCAAGGCACACCGTGACCCTAGTGTCTCAGGTCGCGGTTGCCATGTACGCCTTCTACAAGTCGTGGCCTGACTCCAGCGACTGGAAGCTATTGGCATCAGCGATCCTGCTCTTCATCATTGGGGTCATCAGTTTCAGTGAGAAGCCATGGGCCCTCAAGAAAGCCAGTATTAATAGATTGGCGTCCGTGTCGGCGACGATACAAGGAACAAAGAAGCGTACAAAATTGGCGGTGTACTTGGACGATCTTTTGTTCTCTGATTGGTACAACTGCTCCACCACCAAGTCCGGCGAGAAGAGTAGCCTGCTGCCTGAAGATGTGGGTTGGCACAACTGCTTCTCCCTCACCGAGAAGCAGCCGGGGCTGGCGGCGGGTGAGGCGGATAATGTGGGCTTGTCGGACGGAGATAAAGTCTATATGGTGCTCTCGGACATGTCCCTCTCAGCTGCTGCCGATGACCTTGTACAACGAGGCAGAGCTGGAAATGTCCGGGATGTTCTTCGGCCGCTGAGCACCAAGGCGGAAAAGGAACTCAAGCGCTGGCTGCGTGGTGCGTTTGGGCTCATATATACCAGAGCAAATTTGGTTTTCACTCGCACATACCTGGTGTACCATGTGCTGGTGGTGCCCATCCTGCACATCGCCGCCCTCACGCTGTTTGCGACGAGCGGCAAGGACGGGTACAACCGCACGGATGTGAAGATCACATACATCCTCCTGTGCCTAACCGCCGCGCTGGATGTTTTTGCGGTGTTCATCCGCCAGCTACTGTACCGGGCCATGTCTGCAAAGAGCGTCCCAGCGTTGTGCGAGACGGTGCCAGGCTACAACCTCGTGGAGGCGGTTCTCCGGCGGAGGCACAAGGACATTGGGTGGCTGGTCAAGTGCGCCACCCGCATGGGCTGCAAGGAGGAGTACTTCTGCAAGTGCGACGGCGGCGGTCAAGACTACACACTGTACAAGAATGTGTCGGAGATGGTCCTTGCAGATCTGGTGGGTGCACAGGGCCGCGACCTTGCCAATTACAGGGTCTTCACGGTGCCAGAAGAATCAGGCACCGCTGTGCTGCCGGTGGAGGATGCTGGGGCAGGTGCCGAGATAATGCAGCAGAGCAGCCCGGGAGTGGCCAACTGGGCTCTAAGTGAGGAGCTGCAGAAGGTGTGCGGCCCCAAGGTACGGGGCGCCCTGCGCGGGTCGTTCGACAGGAGCGTCCTCGTCTGGCACATCGCCACCTACCTCTGCTTCCGCATGGAAGGTCCTCCTCccgacgacgaggaggaagacTCACACTGGCTTCGCATCAAGTGCACGCAAGCAATATCCAGCTACATGGCTCGGCTGCTGAATTCCCACCCGGACATGCTGCTCACCGGCAGCAGGCAGCACCTGGTCAGTGAAGCCATGGATGAATTCGAGTGCTTCTTGGACAGCGCCATGCTAGGTAAGAGCGGCAAGCCGCTCAGCAAAGACGAGCTGACCAAGATTATCGCCGACGGGGCGGAAGCGGAACGTGTCCACATGCAGGTGCCCATCGAGATCATCGACGACGGGCCGGAAGTGGAACATGTCCACATGCAGGTGCCCATCGTCATCGATAATAAAGCAGCTGAAGACAAGGAGGTGATAAAATCTTTGTTCCACATCCCCAAGGCATGCAGTCTTGCAAAGGAGCTGCTGAAAATTGAACCGCCGTCCACGCGCTGGAGGGTGATGTACCGGGTGTGGCTGGGCATGCTCTTCTACTCCGCCAGCATGTGCAGGGGCTACCTGCACGCTAAGAGCTTGGGTGAAGGTGGTGAGTTCCTCTCCTACGTCTGGCTCGTCCTCTCGCTCAAGGGTGCCAAGACCCTGGCCGACAAGCTTCAGATGCTGCAGGGAGACGACGAGGAACCAACACTGACCGATAAGCCTCAGATTCTGGAGGGATCAGAGACGACGAGGAACCAACACCCTGATCAAGGCCCACAACTTGCTGGTTTCGAAACCCCCCATCCAGATCCTTTAATTGAACCGCCGATGCCATGA